The following coding sequences are from one Phenylobacterium glaciei window:
- a CDS encoding efflux RND transporter permease subunit, which translates to MTTDLIPAAPRDSLLKRVITLSIRFRWAVLALVLLSAALGVWSFQRLPIDATPDITNVQVQINTEAPGFSPLESEQRITFPVETAIAGVPGLQHTRSISRYGLSQVTAVFKDGTDIYFARQLINERLQGARGQIPAGVTPEMGPISTGLGEIFMYTVEAKPGARKPGGQAYTPEDLRTLQDWVIRPQLRTTPGVVEVNTVGGFERQYHVAPLPERLSAYGLTLAEVISALERNNANVGAGYVERFGEQYLVRVPGQATGIEDLKGIIVSHRNGVPIRVADVADVGMGEELRTGAATENGREVVLGTVMMLVGENSRTVARAAAAHLEVAAKALPPGVVAVPVYDRTDLVDRTIKTVATSLVEGALLVIVVLFLLLGNIRAALITAAIIPFSMLLTITGMVQGKVSGNLMSLGALDFGLIVDGAVIIVENCLRRFGEAQHRLGRVLTGDERFGLAADATNEVIGPSLFGVLIITLVYVPIFALTGVEGKMFHPMAMTVVMALTAAMVLSLTFVPAAVALFVTGKVEETESPVMRRARRLYEPALALALRLRTVFVGGAVVLVLLAGFAASRMGSEFIPNLDEGDIAMHALRIPGTSLSQAVSMQTALEARIKRFPEVERVVAKLGTAEVATDPMPPSVADTFILLKDRKDWPDPRKPRSQLLAELEAAVAEIPGNNYEFTQPIQMRFNELLSGVRADVAVKVFGDDLAQLATIGEQLKGVIEATPGAQDVGVEQTTGLPVLQITPDRAALARLGLNVQDIQDVVATSIGGTVAGQVFEGDRRFDIVVRLPEALRNNVDEVGRLRIPLAASRDGSRGFVPLADVARVEVEIGPNQISRENGKRRVVVTTNVRGRDLGSFVEDLERKVDAAVDIPSGYWVTYGGTFEQLISATKRLQIVAPAVLLLIFGLLYALFRSARDAAIVFSGVPLALTGGVAALLLRGLPLSISAAVGFIALSGVAVLNGVVMVSFIRNLIAQGKPLDDAISEGALTRLRPVLMTALVASLGFVPMAFNVGAGAEVQRPLASVVIGGIISSTILTLLVLPALYRMVHGRKAAGDRAPV; encoded by the coding sequence ATGACCACTGATCTGATCCCCGCCGCGCCGCGCGACAGCCTGCTGAAGCGCGTCATCACCCTGTCGATCCGGTTCCGGTGGGCTGTGCTGGCCCTGGTTCTGCTGTCCGCCGCCCTCGGAGTCTGGAGTTTCCAGCGGCTGCCCATCGACGCGACCCCCGACATCACCAATGTCCAGGTGCAGATCAACACCGAGGCCCCCGGGTTCTCGCCGCTGGAATCCGAACAGCGCATCACCTTCCCGGTGGAAACCGCCATCGCCGGCGTGCCGGGACTGCAGCACACCCGCTCCATCTCGCGCTACGGCCTGAGCCAGGTGACCGCAGTCTTCAAGGACGGAACCGACATCTACTTCGCCCGCCAACTGATCAATGAGCGGCTGCAGGGCGCGCGCGGCCAGATTCCGGCCGGGGTAACCCCCGAGATGGGGCCGATCTCGACCGGGCTGGGCGAGATCTTCATGTACACGGTGGAGGCCAAGCCAGGCGCACGCAAGCCCGGCGGCCAGGCCTATACGCCAGAGGACCTGCGCACGCTGCAGGACTGGGTGATCCGGCCGCAACTTCGCACCACGCCAGGCGTCGTTGAAGTCAACACCGTCGGCGGCTTCGAGCGTCAATACCATGTGGCCCCCCTCCCCGAACGGCTGTCGGCCTATGGCCTGACCCTGGCCGAGGTGATCTCCGCCCTGGAGCGCAACAACGCCAACGTCGGCGCCGGCTATGTCGAGCGGTTCGGCGAGCAGTACCTGGTGCGGGTTCCGGGTCAGGCCACGGGCATCGAGGACCTGAAGGGGATCATCGTCAGCCATCGCAACGGCGTGCCGATCCGCGTGGCCGATGTCGCCGACGTGGGGATGGGCGAGGAACTGCGCACCGGGGCGGCCACCGAGAACGGCCGCGAGGTGGTGCTGGGCACCGTCATGATGCTGGTGGGGGAAAACAGCCGCACCGTCGCCCGCGCCGCCGCCGCCCACCTGGAGGTGGCCGCCAAGGCCCTGCCTCCCGGCGTGGTGGCCGTGCCGGTTTATGACCGCACCGACCTGGTGGACCGCACCATCAAGACCGTCGCCACCAGCCTGGTGGAGGGCGCCTTGCTGGTGATCGTGGTGCTGTTCCTGTTGCTGGGAAACATCCGCGCCGCCCTGATCACCGCGGCGATCATCCCCTTCTCCATGTTGCTGACGATCACCGGAATGGTCCAGGGCAAGGTGTCGGGCAACCTGATGAGCCTGGGGGCCCTGGACTTCGGCCTGATCGTCGATGGGGCGGTGATCATCGTCGAGAACTGCCTGCGGCGGTTTGGCGAGGCGCAGCATCGCCTGGGCCGGGTGCTGACCGGTGACGAACGCTTTGGCCTGGCGGCCGACGCCACCAACGAGGTGATCGGCCCGTCGCTGTTCGGGGTGCTGATCATCACGCTGGTCTATGTGCCGATCTTCGCCCTGACCGGGGTGGAGGGGAAGATGTTCCACCCGATGGCGATGACCGTGGTCATGGCCCTGACCGCCGCCATGGTGCTGTCGCTGACCTTCGTGCCCGCCGCCGTGGCCCTGTTCGTCACCGGCAAGGTGGAGGAGACCGAGAGCCCGGTGATGCGGCGCGCGCGCAGGCTCTATGAGCCGGCCCTGGCCTTGGCCCTGCGGCTGCGGACCGTCTTCGTGGGCGGGGCCGTGGTGCTGGTGCTGCTGGCCGGGTTCGCGGCCAGCCGCATGGGATCGGAATTCATCCCCAACCTCGACGAGGGCGACATCGCCATGCACGCCCTGCGCATCCCCGGCACCAGTCTGAGCCAGGCGGTCAGCATGCAGACCGCCCTGGAGGCCCGCATCAAGCGGTTCCCGGAGGTGGAGCGCGTGGTGGCCAAGCTGGGGACGGCGGAGGTGGCCACCGACCCGATGCCGCCCTCGGTGGCCGACACCTTCATCCTGCTGAAGGACCGCAAGGATTGGCCCGACCCGCGCAAGCCCCGGAGCCAACTGCTGGCCGAGCTGGAGGCGGCGGTGGCCGAGATTCCAGGGAATAACTACGAATTCACCCAGCCGATCCAGATGCGGTTCAATGAACTGCTGTCGGGGGTGCGGGCCGATGTGGCGGTGAAGGTGTTCGGCGACGACCTGGCGCAGCTGGCCACGATCGGCGAGCAGCTGAAGGGCGTGATTGAGGCCACGCCCGGCGCGCAGGACGTCGGCGTCGAGCAGACCACGGGCCTGCCGGTGCTGCAGATCACCCCGGACCGGGCGGCGCTGGCCCGGCTAGGCCTGAACGTCCAGGACATCCAGGACGTGGTGGCCACCTCGATCGGCGGCACGGTCGCCGGCCAGGTGTTCGAGGGCGACCGGCGGTTCGATATTGTCGTCCGCCTGCCCGAGGCCCTGCGCAACAATGTCGATGAGGTGGGCCGTCTGCGCATCCCGCTGGCGGCGTCACGGGACGGGTCGCGAGGCTTCGTGCCCCTGGCCGACGTGGCCAGGGTGGAGGTGGAGATCGGCCCCAACCAGATCAGCCGCGAGAACGGCAAGCGCCGCGTGGTGGTGACCACAAATGTGCGCGGCCGCGACCTCGGCTCCTTCGTCGAGGACCTGGAGCGCAAGGTCGACGCGGCGGTGGACATCCCGAGCGGCTACTGGGTGACCTATGGCGGCACCTTCGAGCAACTGATCTCGGCCACCAAGCGGCTGCAGATCGTGGCGCCCGCCGTGCTGTTGCTGATCTTCGGCCTGCTCTACGCCCTGTTCCGCTCAGCCCGGGATGCAGCGATCGTGTTCTCGGGCGTACCGTTGGCCCTGACCGGCGGTGTGGCGGCCTTGCTGCTGCGCGGCCTGCCGCTGTCGATCTCGGCGGCGGTGGGGTTCATCGCGCTTTCGGGGGTGGCGGTGCTGAACGGGGTGGTGATGGTCAGCTTCATCCGCAACCTCATCGCGCAGGGCAAGCCACTGGACGACGCCATCTCCGAGGGTGCGCTCACCCGCCTGCGGCCGGTGTTGATGACCGCGCTGGTGGCCAGCCTGGGGTTCGTGCCGATGGCCTTCAATGTGGGGGCCGGCGCGGAAGTGCAGCGACCGTTGGCCAGCGTGGTGATCGGCGGGATCATCTCCTCGACGATCCTCACCCTGCTGGTGCTGCCCGCCCTCTACCGCATGGTGCATGGTCGCAAGGCCGCGGGTGACAGGGCGCCGGTTTAG